The Salvelinus sp. IW2-2015 linkage group LG6.2, ASM291031v2, whole genome shotgun sequence genome window below encodes:
- the LOC111965570 gene encoding uncharacterized protein, giving the protein MVKIGVIVVLLSLMYVTQCSDVQYQTPVREVHPGDPVTLYCVFSKEDINMFWYKQMVGQKPQSIVTMTKYDVPVWHKDFNHSRFNVEKADADGMYRLAITNTDPTDEAVYYCAVRTAYEVNFINGTLLLLKGKNHQRSHYHTVVQRPVSDPVHPGDSVILQCTVLSETCTGEHSVYWFRAGSGESHPGVIYSPGNRSDECEKSPETPSPTQSCVYSLSKNILSLSDAGTYYCAVAICGEILFGNGTNLNIEKATDPVIIALGVTSAVCLIGIIVLICTRHTRPVCEHCKVGASQHIGHDNYTRESSSKDQDADTLNYAALNFSERKTKRGRKKREAPQESVYSDVRYSDWE; this is encoded by the exons ATGGTCAAAATTGGAGTGATCGTGGTACTTCTCAGTTTGATGT ATGTGACACAATGCAGTGATGTTCAGTATCAAACTCCAGTTCGGGAGGTTCATCCTGGGGACCCAGTGACTCTCTACTGTGTTTTTTCAAAGGAAGATATCAATATGTTCTGGTACAAACAAATGGTTGGGCAAAAGCCTCAAAGTATTGTAACAATGACAAAATATGATGTGCCTGTATGGCACAAGGACTTTAACCATTCACGTTTCAATGTGGAGAAGGCTGATGCTGATGGGATGTATCGACTTGCTATTACAAACACGGACCCAACAGATGAAGCCGTTTACTATTGTGcagtgagaacagcctatgaAGTCAACTTTATCAATGGGACTCTTTTACTATTGAAAG GTAAGAATCACCAAAGGTCACACTACCATACTGTGGTGCAGAGGCCAGTGTCTGACCCAGTCCATCCAGGAGACTCTGTGATTCTGCAGTGTACAGTACTCTCTGAGACCTGTACAGGAGAACACAGTGTGTACTGGTTCAGAGCCGGATCAGGAGAATCCCATCCAGGAGTCATTTACTCCCCTGGGAACAGGAGTGATGAGTGTGAGAAGAGCCCTGAGACTCCCTctcctacacagagctgtgtctacagCCTCTCCAAGAACATCCTCAGTCTCTCTGATGCTGGGacttactactgtgctgtggccatATGTGGTGAGATCCTGTTTGGCAATGGAACAAACCTGAATATTG AAAAAGCAACAGATCCTGTAATCATTGCTCTGGGAGTGACCTCGGCCGTCTGTCTGATTGGGATCATTGTCCTCATCTGCACCAGACATACTAGACCAGTTTGTGAACATTGTAAAG TGGGTGCTTCTCAGCATATCGGACATGACAACTACACTAGAGAATCAAGCAGCAAG GATCAAGATGCAGATACCCTGAATTATGCTGCATTGAATTTCTCTGAGAGGAAAActaaaagaggaagaaagaagagagaggcacCACAGGAGAGTGTGTACTCTGATGTCAGGTACTCAGACTGGGAGTGA